In the bacterium genome, AGTTATCTCCAAAGACAAAGCTAACAACAGATCCCTTTCTGACAGCCTAGTCTTTATTACTGCTAAACCCAAAGAATCAGTCTATGACCTTATCCTTAAAGTCCTGAATAAATACTTTGGGTGGATGATTAAGAAGTTTAGGAGGTAAATAGATCTCTTTTAAATTACCAATCTGCGGCAAAGGGCAAAAGTTAATTTTTAAAAAAGGCCAAAGGGAAGAGGTTGGGGTAATAACAAAATGGTTAATTGTTGTTTGACAATAGTTTTCTTCTTATCTAAATTTAAACCGATGATAGATAGAATTCTTGGCCGGTTTTCCAATGATATTGGTATTGATTTGGGCACTTGTAATACTTTGGTTTATGTTAAGGGCAAAGGAGTGGTTATTAAAGAATCTTCAGTTGTAGCTCTTAACCTTAAAACCAAAGAGATTTTAGCTATTGGTGATGAAGCTAAAAAAATGGTGGGCAAAACCCCAGCCCATATTGTTGCCATTAAGCCCTTAATGGATGGTGTTGTCTCTGATTATGAAACTACAGAAGAGATGCTCTCTTATTTTATTAAAAAAGTCCATTATAAAAGTTTTTCTTTGCTTTCTCGCCCTAGAGTTGTGGTTGGTATCCCTTATGGAGTAACTGAGGTAGAAAGAAGAGCGGTAGAGGAAGCAGCAATGAATGCTGGAGCCAGAGAGGTTTATTTAATTGAAGAACCAATGGCAGCAGCAATTGGGGCCCGGCTTTCAGTGCAGGATCCTGAGGGATCAATGGTAGTTGATATTGGTGGTGGTACAACTGAGGTAGCGGTTATTTCAATGGGAGGAATTGTGGCTTCAAGGTCATTAAGGATTGCTGGTGATGAAATGAATGAGGATATTATTGACTATGCTCGGGAAAAGATGAATCTGCTTATTGGAGACCGCACCGCTGAGGAGGTAAAGGTTTCCATTGGTTCAGCTTTGCCTACAGGCAAAATAGAGGAAATGGTGGTGAGGGGTAGGGATATGGTTTCTGGTTTGCCTAAAGAAATGGTTATAAATAGCGATCAAACAAGAGAGGCTATTTCTAAGAGTCTTTTATCAATTATATCTGCTATAAAAAGTACTTTAGAAGAGACTCCTCCTGAACTGGTTTCTGACATAATGAAAAGAGGAATTGTTTTGGCTGGAGGAGGGGCACTGCTTAGGGGATTAGACAAGCTTATAGAAAAGGCAACAGAAACAAAAGTTTATATTGCTGATGATCCAATGGGGTGTGTAGTCAGAGGTTGTGGTATAGTTTTGGAGAGTTTGAAGGAACTAAAAGAGGTGCTTTTGCCTTCAGAAATTCGTTAAAACTATGGATAATAAATGGAAGAAGATTGCTTTTAGAGTGGCTATAGTGATAGTTTGTTTTTGGCTGATTGAATTTTTAACCCCCCATTTTTCCTTAACCCAAAACTTGAGGCAAGCTTCTTTGGAACTGTGGTCTTATCCAGCGAACTATTTTTCCCATCTTTATTTAGGCTTAAGTAGGGTCGGTGATCTTTTTAATCTTTCCCAAATCAAAAATGAAAACTTGAAACTCAAAGAAGAGACTTTGACTCTCAGGCAGGAGAATGAAGACTTAAAACAAAAGCTTTCGGCTTTTAATAAGTGTGCTGAACTTCTTAAACTTTACCCCTCTTTAGAGACTATTCCTGCACAAGTACAGGGTTTTTTTCAGGAAGGAGGAAGAGCATACTTGCTTTTGACTAAAGGCAAAGATGATGGTGTTGAAATAAATAAGGCAGTGGTATGGGGGAAGTATTTGGTAGGAAAGGTTGTAGAAGCATATCCTCATTCTGCAGTTGTAGAGACAATTTTGAGTCGCCGTTTAGTAGCCAATGTATATTTAAGCGATAATGCAGAAGCCAAAGGGATAATCCGTGGTTATCTCAGCAATGGTTTAATTTTAGAAGGCGTTCCTACAGAATTTCAAATTAATCAAGGAGGAATAGTATTAACTTCTGGTTTAGGCGGGGTTCTTCCTCCTCATTTGATAGTGGGGAAGATCATCAAGAAAATCTCTTCTACTTCTGAGGTATCGCAGAAATTTTTGCTGGAACCTTTAATAGATTTTCATAATTTAGAAGTAGTGTTTGTGGTTAAAAGATAAAATATGGCTAAAAAGTTTTTATTTTACAGCCTGCTTATTATATTGATAGTTATCTGTCAAGCTTATGTTTATCCTCAATTTTTTGTAGCAGGGTTTTTTTTAATTATTTGGCTTAGTTGGGGTGCAAGAGAAGTTTATTCTTTTTTGATTATCTCTTTGATTATAGATTTGGCCTCAAGTTTGCCTTTTGGTTTTTTTACCTCAATGAGCTGGTTGTTCTTTTTTTCTACTTTATGGGTTCAGAAAAATATTTTTAGACACTGGAGTTTTTGGAGCAAGTGGTTGTGGATTATGGTTGGAGAAGGTTTTTTTCTTTTTTTCTTTCTCTGGTTGAGCCAAAGTTTGTTTGTGGGATGGTGGCTAAGAGCTCTTCTGTTTTCGTCTTTGTTTGTGGTATTGTTGCTTGTGTTTTGGGAAAAAATAAAACCTTTGCTTGAGCAGGAAGGGTTTTTGACAAGAGAGAAAAAAGTTCAGATTGAGATTTGATTATGAAAAAGAGAGATATTTTTTCTGAGTTTGAACCAAATTTAGTTGATGGTTTTGAAAGAATGAAGATTAAAAAAGTCAGATTTGAAGTTTTGGTTTTTTTATTATTATTGTTTTTCCTTTTTCTTTTGTTCAGGGTTTTTCACCTTCAGATTGCTCAATCTGCTTACTTTCAGGAATTAGCTTCAGGTAATCGTTTGCGTCGCGTCTATATAGTCCCGCCTCGGGGACTTATTTTAGATAGAAATGATAAAAAGTTGGCTTTTAATGAGGCAGCTTTTAGTTTGGTAATTAGTCCTTTGGATTTCTCCCAGAATCCAGAAGAAAGAAGAAATGTGTATAATCAGATAAAAGAAGAGTTGAATTTAGATATTGCTCAAGAGGTAGAAAAGGCTTTAGATAAAAATATCAAAGAAGAGATAGTCTTTCTTCTTGACATTGAAAGAACTAAAGCCCTAATTCTACAGGAAAAGTGGTCTCTTCTAAAAGGTGTCAAAATTGAAGAAAGGTTTAAAAGAAAATACACAGCTGGGCTTTCACATATTTTGGGTTATTTGGGCAAAATCACAGATGAGGAGTGGTCTGTTTATAAAGACAAGGAGTATCTTTTTTATGAGTGGGTAGGTAAGGCAGGTTTAGAAAAGGAATATCAGGATGAGCTTAGGGGGTATCCCGGGGGCAAAGAGGTAGAAGTGGATGCTTTAGGCAAAATTCAAAAGATTTTGGCTCAAAAGGAGGCTCAGCCCGGAGCTAATCTCAAACTCTATCTTGATTTGGATCTTCAGCTCAAAGCCAGAGAGATTTTAGAGCGCAAGCTTAAAGATTTAAACTTAAAAAAAGGGGTAGTAGTTGCTTTAGATCCCAAGACCGGGGGTGTATTGGCTATGGTTTCTTTGCCTGATTATGACAATAATTTATTTTTGGACCATACTAACAGCTTGTTGCAACAAGTTTTGACTTCTTTAGACCACCCTCTTTTTAATCGGGTTATTTCAGGATTATATCCCTCTGGCTCTACTATTAAACCAGTAGTGGCAGCAGCCGCTCTTCAAGAGGGAATTGTGGGGGCTTTGAGCAGTTTTCTTTGTCAAGGCGAACTTACAGTTCCCAACCAATATGATCCTTCTATTGTTTACCATTACAAAGATTGGAAGACTCATGGGATAGTTGATGTTCGTAAAGCCATAGCTGTCTCTTGTAATGTGTTTTTCTATATTGTTGGCGGAGGTTATCAGGATTTTCGAGGGCTTGGCGCAGAAAGACTAACTAAGTATTTTCGCTTTTTTGGATTAGGGCAGAAAAGCGGGATTGATTTACCTCAGGAATTAGGAGGTCTTATTCCGACTCCTGACTGGAAAGAAAAAACAAAAAAAGAACCTTGGTATTTGGGGGATACTTACCATTTGTCTATAGGTCAGGGGGATTTATTGGTTACGCCCTTGCAGGTGGCTCGCTATACCATGGTTATTGCTAATGGTGGTTGGCTTTATCAGCCGCATTTAGTTAAAGAGATTTTGGATGCCCAAGGTAAAAAAATAAAAACAATTACACCTGAAGGAGAGAAACTGCCAGTGGCTGAAAGTAATCTGGAGATAGTAAGGGAGGGGATGAGGCAGGCGGTAATTTCTGGTTCAGCTAATCAGTTGCAGTCACTTAGTATCACTTCTGCTGGTAAAACTGGCACAGCTGAAGATCCGACTGGTTCGGGTGAGCCCCATTCTTGGTTTACCTGTTTTGCTCCCTATGAAGACCCTCGAATCGTGGTTACAGTAATGGTGGAACACGGAGGAGAAGGGTACAAAGTAGCTGAGCCAATTGCTAAAGAGATTTTAGAGTTTTGGCAAAACAAAATAGAGGAAAAGTAGATTAAAAGCGATCTTATACCCTATATTAACTGGTTTAAATAGTTAATGTAGTTAATATTTTTAGTCTCACAGCAGAGCAGATTTTAGATTTTAACAGAGGGTTAGAAGTTTGGCTAAGAATAAGAAGTGGTTTTCCACAGATTTATTCTTTTGTTGTGTTATAATAACCATAAAAGTTTTTATGCGCCAAAATCTAAAAAAAGATATGGAACATAATGTTGTTATTAAAACAAAAGATCTTTTTAAGAGCTTTTTTGTTGGTGGCGTAGAAACCCCGGTTTTAAGAGGGATAAACTTAGAAATAAAAGGAGGAAAATTAACTTTAATTTTTGGCCCTTCTGGTTGCGGCAAGACAACTCTCTTAAATGTGGCCATTGGCTTAGAGCCTCCCACAAAAGGCAAGGTGGTTGTCAGAGGGGAAGATATTTATGCTTTAAATGATGACGAGAGAGCAAAATTTAGAGCCAGGCGTTTTGGAATGATTTATCAGATGCCTTATTGGGTAAGAAGTTTGAGCGTTATAGAAAATGTAGCTCTTCCTTTAATTATTATGGGCGAAAGTGAAGGTTATGCTCTTGCTAGAGCCAAAAATGTTTTAGAAGAAGTGCATATGGAAAAGTTTGCTCACTATCGTCCTACTTCACTTTCAGGTGGTCAGCAGCAACGGGTTGGTTTAGCACGGGCTTTGGTAGCTTCTCCATGGATAATTTTTGCTGATGAGCCTACAGGTAATTTGGATTGGGAAACAGGTATGGAGATTATGGAGCTTTTGCTTGATTTAGCACGGCGGCATAAAAGAACTGTAGTTTTAGTTACTCACAACCAAGATTATCTTAAGTTAGCAGATGAAGTAAAATATATGATTGATGGCCGTTTAGTTAATCCTGAAGAGTTTGAGAAGTTGACTAAAGCAAAATTGCCAGTAAAACACTAATTGTTTGTGTATGCGTTTTTCCTCAATTCTTAAAATTTCCTACAAAAATCTGGCTGTTTTTAAAATGCGTTCTTTGGTAACTTTAGGGGGTATGACGGTAGGTATTGCCGCTATAATCTTCCTAGTTTCTTTGGGTTATGGTTTGCAGTTTTTGGTTAAAAAAGAGTTGGCTACATTGGAGGATTTGAAAACTATTGATGTTTTTCCAGGGGGCAGCGCCTTGCCTCTTTCTGTAGATAATCTAAAAGAGATAGAAAAGATGGATGCTGTAGAAAATGTTTATCCAGTAGTAGATATTGCTTCCAGACTAAAACATAACCATTCGTTAGTAGAGGCTTTAGCTCATAGTGTTAAGTATGACTATTTGAAAACCCAAAAAATCACCAATGAGGAAAAGGAATGGGGAAGAAGAGAGATTATTGTTACTAAAGCTGTTTCTAATCTTTTTGGGAAGTCGCCGGGGGAGATGATTGGGCAGGAAGTGGAGTTGCAGATGGTTTTATCAGCTGATCTTTTGGGCAATGATGCTTCAAAAAAGACGATTAGCGGAGAAAAGTTCAAGATAAAAGAGGTTTTAACCAATGAGGAGCAGAGAGCAGAGTTTTATCTGCCTATTGATTTTCTTTGGGATAAAGGTTTGCAGAATCATACCTTGGCAAAAGTAATAGTTTCTGATGTAAGGAAGATCAATTCTTTGCGGAAACAGATTGAAGCGATGGGTCTTAAAACTGATTATGTTGGTGATACTTTAGCGCAGGTAGATCGCACCTTCCAACTTTTCCGCATTTTTCTAGGTGTTTTTGGTGGTGTAGCTTTAGTAGTTGCAGCTTTAGGTATGTTTAACACCTTAACGGTTTCCCTTTTAGAAAGAATTAGAGAAGTAGGATTAATGAAGGCTTTGGGCATGAGAGCCAAAGAGGTGGGAGGGCTATTTGTAACAGAAGGCATTATTCTTGGTGTTAGTGGTGGAGTTATTGGCGTGGTATTGGGGGTTGTTTTGGGCAAGATATTAAATTTAATAGTTGGTTTATGGGGTAGAGGTGAGATGGGTAATATTGTTAATTTCTTTGCTACTCCATGGTATTTTGCCTTTTTTGTTGTCGGTGTTTCTTTGGTTATTAGTCTTTTTGCAGCTATATACCCTGCTCGTAGAGCTATTAAAATTAGAGCTTTGGACGCTTTACGTTTTGAGTAAATCTTAGCTGTTTGTAATTTGAGAAATAAAAGAGAGGGCTTTTTCTTTGCCAATAAGGTTTAAAAGCAAGCCGGCTCTTGGTCCAGATTTTTTGTTGAGAAATATCCTGTAAATTAGAGCAAAACCTTGTTTTGCCTGCAGGTTGTGTTTTTTTAAACTCTCATAAATAAGATTTTGCAGTTCTGAATCATTTAGGTTTTTCTTCTGCCATTGAGAGGCAAAATCAAGAAGGAAGTTTTTTTCTTGGGTTGAGAGTTTGGGGGGTTTTGACAAGCAGAGCTTTATTTTTTCATTTTTAGAACCATATTTTTTAACCCAGTTTAAAGCTTTGGGGATTAATTTTTTTATCTCTCTAAGAGAGATTTTTGCACCACTCTTTTTTAGTATTTTTTGGATTTGGGTTGCCTTTTGAGTTAATTGGGCTACCAGAATAAAGTGTCCCCAAGGCACAAAGGTAATTTTTTTAAGGTTTGGAGTGTTAAATATATATTGGTAGAGCTTTATTTTGTCTTTAGAAAGTTTGTTTTTTTGAAAACGTCTGATGTCAGCTGCTATTTCTTCAGAAAGACGCAGAGCATCACGAGGATCGAAAAATATTGGTTTTTGTGGCAAAACCCTT is a window encoding:
- the mrdA gene encoding penicillin-binding protein 2; this translates as MKKRDIFSEFEPNLVDGFERMKIKKVRFEVLVFLLLLFFLFLLFRVFHLQIAQSAYFQELASGNRLRRVYIVPPRGLILDRNDKKLAFNEAAFSLVISPLDFSQNPEERRNVYNQIKEELNLDIAQEVEKALDKNIKEEIVFLLDIERTKALILQEKWSLLKGVKIEERFKRKYTAGLSHILGYLGKITDEEWSVYKDKEYLFYEWVGKAGLEKEYQDELRGYPGGKEVEVDALGKIQKILAQKEAQPGANLKLYLDLDLQLKAREILERKLKDLNLKKGVVVALDPKTGGVLAMVSLPDYDNNLFLDHTNSLLQQVLTSLDHPLFNRVISGLYPSGSTIKPVVAAAALQEGIVGALSSFLCQGELTVPNQYDPSIVYHYKDWKTHGIVDVRKAIAVSCNVFFYIVGGGYQDFRGLGAERLTKYFRFFGLGQKSGIDLPQELGGLIPTPDWKEKTKKEPWYLGDTYHLSIGQGDLLVTPLQVARYTMVIANGGWLYQPHLVKEILDAQGKKIKTITPEGEKLPVAESNLEIVREGMRQAVISGSANQLQSLSITSAGKTGTAEDPTGSGEPHSWFTCFAPYEDPRIVVTVMVEHGGEGYKVAEPIAKEILEFWQNKIEEK
- a CDS encoding ABC transporter ATP-binding protein; the encoded protein is MRQNLKKDMEHNVVIKTKDLFKSFFVGGVETPVLRGINLEIKGGKLTLIFGPSGCGKTTLLNVAIGLEPPTKGKVVVRGEDIYALNDDERAKFRARRFGMIYQMPYWVRSLSVIENVALPLIIMGESEGYALARAKNVLEEVHMEKFAHYRPTSLSGGQQQRVGLARALVASPWIIFADEPTGNLDWETGMEIMELLLDLARRHKRTVVLVTHNQDYLKLADEVKYMIDGRLVNPEEFEKLTKAKLPVKH
- a CDS encoding FtsX-like permease family protein — protein: MRFSSILKISYKNLAVFKMRSLVTLGGMTVGIAAIIFLVSLGYGLQFLVKKELATLEDLKTIDVFPGGSALPLSVDNLKEIEKMDAVENVYPVVDIASRLKHNHSLVEALAHSVKYDYLKTQKITNEEKEWGRREIIVTKAVSNLFGKSPGEMIGQEVELQMVLSADLLGNDASKKTISGEKFKIKEVLTNEEQRAEFYLPIDFLWDKGLQNHTLAKVIVSDVRKINSLRKQIEAMGLKTDYVGDTLAQVDRTFQLFRIFLGVFGGVALVVAALGMFNTLTVSLLERIREVGLMKALGMRAKEVGGLFVTEGIILGVSGGVIGVVLGVVLGKILNLIVGLWGRGEMGNIVNFFATPWYFAFFVVGVSLVISLFAAIYPARRAIKIRALDALRFE
- a CDS encoding rod shape-determining protein MreC, giving the protein MDNKWKKIAFRVAIVIVCFWLIEFLTPHFSLTQNLRQASLELWSYPANYFSHLYLGLSRVGDLFNLSQIKNENLKLKEETLTLRQENEDLKQKLSAFNKCAELLKLYPSLETIPAQVQGFFQEGGRAYLLLTKGKDDGVEINKAVVWGKYLVGKVVEAYPHSAVVETILSRRLVANVYLSDNAEAKGIIRGYLSNGLILEGVPTEFQINQGGIVLTSGLGGVLPPHLIVGKIIKKISSTSEVSQKFLLEPLIDFHNLEVVFVVKR
- a CDS encoding rod shape-determining protein, with amino-acid sequence MIDRILGRFSNDIGIDLGTCNTLVYVKGKGVVIKESSVVALNLKTKEILAIGDEAKKMVGKTPAHIVAIKPLMDGVVSDYETTEEMLSYFIKKVHYKSFSLLSRPRVVVGIPYGVTEVERRAVEEAAMNAGAREVYLIEEPMAAAIGARLSVQDPEGSMVVDIGGGTTEVAVISMGGIVASRSLRIAGDEMNEDIIDYAREKMNLLIGDRTAEEVKVSIGSALPTGKIEEMVVRGRDMVSGLPKEMVINSDQTREAISKSLLSIISAIKSTLEETPPELVSDIMKRGIVLAGGGALLRGLDKLIEKATETKVYIADDPMGCVVRGCGIVLESLKELKEVLLPSEIR